From a region of the uncultured Draconibacterium sp. genome:
- a CDS encoding hotdog fold thioesterase codes for MTDLKYHKTFEKDVFATNNGIKLVEAKPGYAKSRMEIKPDHYNSVGIVHGGALFTLADFTFAVASNSHGRVALAIDAEISFFKATSSGTLIAEAKEISLNDKLGTYLVEITNEANEHIAHFKGTVYRKKDEIEFQ; via the coding sequence GTGACCGATTTAAAATATCACAAAACATTTGAGAAAGATGTGTTTGCTACCAACAACGGGATAAAATTGGTGGAAGCTAAACCCGGCTATGCAAAATCGAGGATGGAGATTAAACCTGATCATTATAATTCAGTAGGAATTGTGCATGGTGGAGCTTTGTTCACATTGGCTGATTTTACTTTTGCCGTAGCGTCTAATTCGCATGGCAGAGTGGCGCTGGCAATCGATGCTGAGATTTCGTTTTTTAAAGCCACATCATCGGGTACTTTAATTGCCGAGGCAAAAGAGATTTCGCTCAATGATAAACTCGGAACATATCTGGTGGAGATTACCAACGAAGCAAACGAGCATATTGCTCATTTTAAAGGAACTGTTTACCGAAAAAAGGACGAAATAGAATTTCAATAG
- a CDS encoding Gfo/Idh/MocA family oxidoreductase, producing MTNRRNFIKTSAMATAGVGIASSMPLAMESCSGANEKLVCGVIGAKGQGFSDLQAFLKQKNTECAAICDVDENVLNKRIADVEKIQGTKPKGFKDFRKLLEEPGIDVIIIGTPDHWHCLPFVYAAQEGKHIFCEKPLANYIEEINIMERAWKRYGTIAQVGQWQRSDKHWKEAVDFVYTGALGKIRTVRCWSYQGWMKSIPVMPDGPVPEGVDYDMWLGPAKARPFNPNRFHFNFRWFWDYAGGLMTDWGVHIIDYGLYGMKAKAPKSIMAMGGKFGYPDDACETPDSMQALYEFDDYTLLWDHGLGIDGGYYGRSHGVGFVGENGTLVVDRNGWEVIPEGGRNPKMERVELKKGDGQGLNNHMANFIDCIKDDDQNTNCHVGIAANTARVAHLGNMALKTGQRLYWDADNSKFIGNDAANELLVPTYRAPWELPKV from the coding sequence ATGACTAATAGAAGAAACTTTATTAAAACATCGGCAATGGCAACAGCTGGCGTAGGAATTGCGTCAAGTATGCCTTTAGCGATGGAATCGTGCTCTGGTGCAAACGAAAAATTAGTTTGTGGCGTGATAGGGGCAAAAGGTCAGGGCTTTTCTGATCTTCAAGCTTTCTTAAAACAAAAAAATACGGAGTGCGCGGCCATTTGCGATGTGGATGAGAACGTTCTAAACAAACGTATTGCCGACGTTGAAAAAATTCAGGGAACAAAACCAAAGGGTTTTAAAGATTTCAGAAAATTACTGGAAGAGCCTGGAATTGATGTGATCATTATTGGCACACCTGATCATTGGCACTGTTTGCCTTTTGTTTATGCAGCACAGGAAGGAAAACATATTTTCTGTGAAAAACCATTGGCAAACTACATCGAAGAGATCAATATTATGGAGCGTGCCTGGAAACGTTATGGTACAATTGCCCAGGTAGGGCAGTGGCAACGTAGCGACAAGCACTGGAAAGAGGCTGTTGATTTTGTTTACACCGGTGCGCTGGGTAAAATTCGTACCGTTCGTTGCTGGTCTTATCAGGGTTGGATGAAATCGATTCCGGTGATGCCAGACGGACCTGTTCCTGAAGGTGTGGATTACGATATGTGGTTAGGACCTGCAAAAGCGCGTCCGTTTAACCCGAACCGTTTTCACTTTAATTTCCGCTGGTTTTGGGATTACGCAGGTGGATTAATGACCGACTGGGGTGTGCACATTATCGACTATGGTTTATACGGAATGAAAGCCAAAGCGCCAAAATCGATTATGGCAATGGGTGGTAAATTTGGCTATCCTGATGATGCTTGTGAAACACCAGACAGCATGCAGGCTTTATATGAATTTGACGATTATACCTTGTTGTGGGATCATGGTTTGGGAATTGATGGTGGTTACTACGGCCGCAGCCACGGTGTAGGTTTTGTTGGGGAAAACGGAACTTTGGTGGTTGATCGCAATGGCTGGGAAGTTATTCCTGAAGGTGGCAGAAACCCAAAAATGGAGCGCGTAGAATTGAAAAAAGGCGATGGACAGGGCTTGAACAACCACATGGCTAACTTTATTGATTGTATTAAAGATGACGATCAGAATACGAACTGTCATGTTGGTATTGCTGCCAATACTGCTCGTGTGGCTCACCTGGGTAACATGGCCTTAAAAACCGGTCAGCGCCTGTATTGGGATGCCGATAACAGCAAATTTATTGGTAACGATGCGGCCAACGAATTATTGGTGCCAACCTATCGCGCACCATGGGAATTGCCAAAAGTATAG
- a CDS encoding queuosine precursor transporter produces MKNKVSVLFMLAGILFATCLLLSNILASKIMMIGPWSAPAGVLIFPLAYIINDVLVEVWGYQKTRLIIWAGFGVNVLAVLFFTLAITVNAAPFWENQDAFATVLGSTPRIVAASMLAYLMGSFLNAYVMSKFKVLTKGKGFSLRAVVSTLVGEGADSAIFITIAFAGMFPVKALLTMILTQAIIKTVYEIAVLPLTIWVVGKVKKMEGIDTYDYEVSYNPFKLGQV; encoded by the coding sequence ATGAAGAATAAAGTATCCGTTCTGTTTATGCTTGCAGGTATTCTTTTCGCCACCTGCTTACTTCTTTCCAACATTCTTGCTTCAAAAATTATGATGATCGGTCCGTGGTCAGCCCCGGCCGGAGTATTGATCTTTCCGCTGGCATACATCATTAACGATGTGCTGGTTGAAGTGTGGGGTTACCAAAAAACCCGCCTCATCATCTGGGCAGGATTTGGAGTAAATGTGCTCGCCGTATTGTTCTTTACGCTTGCAATCACTGTAAATGCCGCACCTTTCTGGGAAAACCAGGATGCCTTTGCAACCGTTTTGGGCAGTACCCCGCGTATTGTAGCTGCCAGTATGCTGGCCTACTTGATGGGCTCGTTCCTGAATGCTTATGTAATGAGCAAGTTTAAAGTACTTACCAAAGGAAAAGGATTTTCGCTGCGTGCTGTTGTTTCAACACTTGTTGGCGAAGGTGCCGACTCGGCCATTTTTATCACCATTGCCTTTGCAGGAATGTTTCCTGTAAAAGCCTTGCTTACCATGATTCTTACTCAGGCGATTATTAAAACCGTTTATGAAATTGCCGTTCTTCCGCTTACGATTTGGGTGGTTGGTAAAGTGAAAAAAATGGAAGGTATTGATACCTACGATTATGAGGTTTCCTATAATCCGTTTAAACTGGGACAGGTTTAA
- the dtd gene encoding D-aminoacyl-tRNA deacylase, with amino-acid sequence MRVVIQKVKEASVTVEGEKISAIKNGLLILVGIENEDTQEDIDYLVKKSTQLRVFDDENGVMNRSVMDVDGDIIVVSQFTLQANTKKGNRPSYIRAAKPDISIPMYEKFVVAMETALGKKVGTGKFGAMMDVALINDGPVTIIIDSKQKDF; translated from the coding sequence ATGCGTGTTGTAATTCAAAAAGTAAAGGAAGCTTCGGTAACCGTTGAAGGCGAAAAGATATCGGCCATAAAAAATGGACTGCTGATTTTGGTTGGCATCGAAAACGAAGATACACAGGAAGACATTGATTACCTGGTAAAAAAATCGACGCAGCTCCGGGTTTTCGACGATGAGAACGGTGTGATGAACCGTTCGGTTATGGATGTTGACGGCGATATAATTGTGGTGAGCCAGTTTACACTGCAGGCCAACACCAAAAAGGGTAACCGCCCATCGTATATTCGGGCTGCCAAACCCGACATTTCTATTCCGATGTACGAAAAATTTGTAGTCGCCATGGAAACGGCTCTCGGCAAAAAAGTAGGAACCGGAAAATTTGGTGCCATGATGGATGTGGCGCTGATAAACGACGGGCCGGTAACCATTATCATCGACTCGAAACAAAAGGATTTTTAA
- a CDS encoding lipocalin family protein, translating to MIDNSVVKELDLQKYLGTWYEIARYDHRFEEGLVGVTANYSMRSDGKIKVVNSGYENTLDGEYTESVGKAKIPDPKNEPAKLKVSFFWFFYGDYFVLELDEDYQWAVIGSSSDKYLWILSRTPQMESEIYNDLLQRITDRGYDTSKLIKVKQKKNN from the coding sequence ATGATAGACAATAGTGTAGTTAAGGAATTGGACCTCCAAAAGTACCTCGGAACCTGGTACGAAATTGCACGTTACGATCATCGTTTCGAAGAGGGGCTTGTAGGTGTTACCGCTAACTATTCGATGCGCTCTGATGGTAAAATTAAAGTGGTGAACAGTGGTTATGAAAACACACTTGATGGCGAATACACGGAATCTGTGGGGAAGGCTAAAATCCCTGATCCGAAAAATGAACCGGCAAAATTGAAAGTCTCTTTTTTCTGGTTTTTTTATGGCGATTACTTCGTGCTTGAACTGGATGAGGATTACCAGTGGGCTGTTATTGGCAGTAGCTCCGACAAATACCTGTGGATATTGAGCCGGACACCACAAATGGAATCCGAAATTTATAACGACCTGTTACAACGTATTACCGATCGTGGATACGATACTTCGAAATTGATTAAAGTGAAACAAAAGAAAAACAATTAA
- a CDS encoding sugar phosphate isomerase/epimerase, giving the protein MARPVTLFTGQWADLPIETMCQKAKQFGYDGLELCTWGDHMEIAKADQAYCDSRRELLNKYDLQLYTISTHLDSQCVCDPIDQRHKNIASPHVWGDGDPEGVRQRAAEEMVKTAEVAKRLGVDTVVGFTGSPIWHLLYSFPPVSPEMIEEGYAEFARRWKPILDEYQSLGVKYALEAHPTEIAFDIHTAHLALKALDYHPAFGYNYDPSHLGYQHVDYVRFINEFADRIFHVHMKDVYWSDVPTGVGVFGGHMEFGDNRRYWNFRSMGRGKIQFENIIRALNDIAYKGPLSVEWEDSGMDREAGAAESCEFVKKVDFAPSDVAFDDAMQKE; this is encoded by the coding sequence ATGGCAAGACCAGTAACACTTTTTACCGGACAATGGGCCGATTTGCCTATTGAAACCATGTGTCAGAAAGCAAAACAATTTGGCTACGATGGTTTGGAACTATGCACCTGGGGCGATCACATGGAAATTGCAAAAGCCGATCAGGCATATTGTGATAGCAGAAGAGAATTGCTAAATAAATATGACCTTCAGCTGTATACCATCTCAACACATTTGGATAGCCAATGTGTTTGCGATCCTATCGATCAGCGGCATAAGAACATTGCCAGCCCGCATGTTTGGGGCGATGGTGATCCGGAAGGGGTGCGTCAGCGAGCAGCGGAAGAAATGGTAAAAACAGCCGAAGTGGCCAAACGACTTGGAGTAGATACTGTGGTTGGATTTACCGGAAGCCCGATTTGGCATCTGTTGTATTCGTTTCCACCGGTATCACCCGAAATGATTGAAGAAGGTTATGCCGAATTTGCGCGCCGCTGGAAACCGATCCTGGACGAGTACCAAAGTCTGGGAGTAAAATATGCCTTGGAAGCTCATCCAACGGAAATTGCTTTTGATATTCATACCGCACACCTGGCACTAAAAGCACTGGATTATCATCCTGCGTTTGGTTATAATTACGATCCCAGCCATTTAGGTTATCAGCATGTGGATTATGTGCGCTTTATCAACGAGTTTGCCGATCGTATTTTCCATGTGCATATGAAAGATGTTTACTGGAGCGATGTGCCAACCGGAGTTGGTGTTTTTGGTGGTCACATGGAATTTGGCGATAATCGCCGTTACTGGAACTTCCGTAGTATGGGACGAGGAAAGATTCAGTTCGAGAACATTATCCGGGCGCTGAATGATATCGCTTACAAGGGGCCGCTTTCCGTAGAATGGGAAGACAGCGGAATGGACCGTGAAGCCGGGGCTGCTGAATCATGCGAATTTGTTAAAAAGGTTGATTTTGCACCATCAGATGTTGCATTCGACGATGCCATGCAAAAAGAATAA
- a CDS encoding TonB-dependent receptor produces MRRLGLIFLLFGLPVSMLAQNAAVTGKVVDAVSNEPLPFVNVLVSGTSNGTVTDESGHFEFRNLTPGFIRIEASFVGYKKAISSELEVNNSSAPFVEILLEKTVSELNEVTVTASPFRKTIESPVSLRSIGIGEIEKSPGANRDISKIIQSFPGVQSTPAFRNDIIIRGGGPSESRFYLDGVEVPFINHFATQGASGGPVGILNADFIREVNYYSGAFPASRGNALSGVMEFYQIDGNEEKLNFHGTLGASEIAATLDGPIGEKTNFVFSVRQSYLQFLFSALELPFLPTFTDMQFKVRTRFDKKNELTLIGLGANDLFELNEDIEDPDDEQKYILSEIPVNKQWSYTVGAVYKHYRDNSYQTFVASRSHLDNNAYKYLDNDESSEENKILDYDSQEAENKFRFENTSRMDGFKLNFGTNLDFVSYKNSSQFRRFYEGQPVDVSYNTNLNLVKYGLFAQLSRSVFSERLALSLGVRADANNYSSSMKNLLDQFSPRFSASYTLTDQWSLNFNTGRYYQLPAYTTLGYKENDVFVNKANKLKYIAVDHLIGGLEYRPKSTVQLSAEAFWKGYSQYPFSVNDQVSLANLGADFGVVGDEEVTSTSEGRAYGAEFQARINSTDGFNFNLSYTLVRSEFKDGEGSYIPSSWDAKHLITLTTTKDLKRNWRVGARWRFVGGLPYTPWDIEKSSLVEAWNLQGQPYYDYTQLNAKRFDPFHQLDIRVDKSYYFEKLTAKFYIDIQNLYNFQAQQNDIIVRAEDANGNFLTTDNGTRYVLNEIESKSGTVLPTIGIIIEF; encoded by the coding sequence ATGAGAAGACTCGGATTAATTTTTCTTTTATTCGGATTGCCTGTAAGTATGCTTGCACAAAACGCTGCAGTAACCGGAAAAGTTGTAGATGCAGTGAGCAATGAACCATTACCGTTTGTTAATGTGCTGGTATCGGGTACCTCAAACGGGACGGTAACTGATGAGTCAGGCCACTTCGAGTTTAGAAATCTGACTCCTGGATTCATTCGCATTGAAGCCAGTTTTGTTGGCTATAAAAAGGCCATTTCATCGGAGTTGGAAGTAAATAATTCGAGCGCTCCTTTTGTTGAAATATTACTCGAAAAAACGGTTTCGGAGCTGAATGAAGTTACGGTAACCGCTTCTCCATTCCGAAAAACCATTGAAAGCCCGGTTTCGTTACGCAGTATTGGTATTGGCGAAATAGAAAAAAGTCCCGGTGCCAACCGCGATATCTCAAAAATCATTCAGTCATTTCCTGGTGTGCAGTCAACGCCCGCTTTCCGAAACGATATTATTATCCGCGGCGGCGGCCCGTCAGAAAGCCGCTTTTATCTTGATGGTGTTGAGGTGCCGTTTATCAACCACTTTGCTACACAAGGTGCTTCCGGAGGTCCGGTGGGAATTTTGAATGCCGATTTTATTCGCGAAGTAAATTATTACTCGGGCGCTTTCCCGGCCAGTCGTGGAAACGCCTTAAGTGGCGTGATGGAATTCTACCAAATTGATGGGAATGAGGAGAAACTGAATTTCCACGGAACGCTGGGAGCATCCGAAATTGCCGCAACACTGGATGGCCCCATTGGAGAAAAGACAAACTTCGTTTTTTCGGTACGTCAGTCGTATCTGCAGTTTTTGTTTAGCGCGCTGGAATTGCCTTTTTTACCCACATTTACCGATATGCAGTTTAAAGTACGCACCCGTTTCGATAAAAAGAATGAGTTGACACTGATAGGTTTGGGAGCCAACGATTTGTTTGAACTGAATGAAGATATTGAAGACCCGGACGACGAGCAAAAGTACATTCTTAGCGAAATTCCGGTGAACAAACAATGGTCGTACACGGTGGGAGCGGTTTACAAACATTACCGCGATAACAGCTACCAGACTTTTGTGGCAAGTCGCAGTCATTTAGACAATAACGCGTACAAATATCTCGATAACGACGAGAGTTCGGAGGAGAACAAAATTCTGGATTACGATTCCCAGGAGGCCGAAAACAAGTTTCGTTTTGAAAACACCTCGCGCATGGATGGATTTAAACTGAATTTTGGTACCAACCTCGATTTTGTAAGCTACAAAAACAGCTCGCAGTTCCGCCGTTTTTATGAAGGCCAGCCGGTTGATGTGAGTTACAACACCAATCTTAACCTGGTAAAATATGGTCTGTTTGCACAGTTGAGCAGGTCGGTTTTTAGCGAGCGTCTGGCACTTTCGCTGGGCGTGCGTGCCGATGCGAATAATTACTCATCGAGTATGAAGAATTTATTGGATCAGTTCTCGCCACGTTTTTCGGCATCATACACCTTAACCGATCAGTGGAGCCTGAATTTTAACACCGGACGTTATTATCAGTTGCCAGCTTATACAACGTTGGGTTATAAGGAGAACGATGTTTTTGTGAATAAAGCCAACAAGCTGAAATACATTGCTGTAGATCATCTTATTGGCGGTTTGGAGTATCGTCCAAAATCTACCGTGCAGTTATCGGCCGAGGCATTTTGGAAAGGTTATTCACAGTATCCGTTTTCGGTAAACGACCAGGTTAGCCTGGCTAACCTGGGGGCTGATTTTGGTGTGGTCGGCGACGAAGAAGTAACCTCAACCTCCGAGGGAAGAGCTTACGGAGCCGAATTTCAGGCGCGTATTAATTCTACTGACGGATTTAACTTCAACCTGTCGTACACCTTGGTGCGTAGCGAATTTAAAGATGGAGAAGGTTCGTACATCCCGTCAAGTTGGGACGCAAAACACCTGATTACACTGACCACCACCAAAGACCTGAAACGCAACTGGCGCGTTGGTGCACGCTGGCGTTTTGTGGGTGGTTTGCCTTATACGCCGTGGGATATCGAAAAATCGTCGCTGGTAGAAGCCTGGAACCTACAAGGCCAACCGTATTACGATTATACGCAGCTTAATGCCAAACGTTTTGATCCTTTTCATCAGCTCGATATTCGTGTAGATAAATCCTATTATTTCGAAAAACTTACTGCTAAATTTTATATCGATATTCAGAATCTCTACAATTTCCAGGCGCAGCAAAACGATATTATAGTTCGTGCGGAAGATGCCAACGGGAATTTTCTTACAACAGACAACGGAACGCGTTATGTGCTGAACGAAATTGAAAGCAAGTCGGGAACTGTTTTACCAACCATCGGAATTATTATTGAATTTTAG
- a CDS encoding Gfo/Idh/MocA family oxidoreductase: MMNRKLRMGMVGGGTDAFIGAIHRLAAFMDNQIELVCGCFSVNPEISKQSGKSYYLPDDRVYETYQEMFEKEAKLPEGERMDFVSIVTPNFVHFAPAMMALENGFNVVLDKPITFTLDEAFQLKEQINNTGLTFALTHTYSGYPAVKQAKHMVAEGRLGKIRKVYVEYPQGWLSSKVEDAGNAQASWRTDPKKSGKAGCMGDIGTHAHQLAEYITGLQVTELCAEINVFVPNRLLDDDGTALLRFDNGAKGVLMASQVAAGEENAVKIRVYGEKGGLEWNQHEPNTLIVKWTDKPTQILRTGTSLDAPAALHNTRTPGGHPEGYLEAFANIYRNFALTVRAKANGEEPTPEMLDFPGVEDGIRGMQFIDTVVSAGYNDEVKWVKFGETIE, from the coding sequence ATGATGAATCGAAAACTTCGTATGGGAATGGTTGGTGGAGGCACCGACGCTTTTATTGGTGCAATACATCGATTGGCTGCTTTTATGGACAACCAAATTGAACTTGTTTGCGGCTGTTTTAGTGTTAATCCTGAAATATCAAAACAATCGGGAAAATCATATTATTTACCTGATGACAGAGTCTATGAAACCTATCAGGAAATGTTTGAAAAAGAAGCCAAACTTCCCGAAGGCGAGCGAATGGATTTTGTTTCGATAGTAACACCCAATTTTGTGCATTTTGCACCGGCTATGATGGCGCTTGAAAATGGTTTTAATGTGGTGCTCGATAAACCGATAACTTTTACGTTGGATGAGGCATTTCAACTAAAAGAACAAATCAATAATACAGGTTTAACTTTTGCGTTAACGCATACTTATTCGGGCTACCCGGCTGTAAAACAGGCAAAACATATGGTTGCCGAAGGTCGTTTGGGAAAAATCAGAAAAGTATATGTTGAATATCCACAGGGGTGGCTTTCATCAAAAGTGGAAGATGCAGGAAATGCCCAGGCAAGTTGGCGTACCGACCCAAAAAAATCGGGGAAAGCAGGTTGTATGGGCGACATTGGGACACACGCACATCAGTTAGCCGAATATATTACAGGATTACAGGTTACAGAGCTTTGTGCTGAAATTAATGTTTTTGTTCCTAATCGTTTATTGGATGATGATGGTACTGCTTTGTTGCGTTTCGATAACGGAGCCAAGGGTGTTCTTATGGCCAGTCAGGTTGCTGCCGGCGAAGAAAATGCAGTTAAAATTAGGGTTTATGGCGAAAAAGGTGGTCTGGAATGGAACCAGCACGAACCCAATACTTTGATTGTAAAATGGACCGATAAACCGACGCAGATTTTACGAACCGGAACCAGCCTCGATGCTCCCGCAGCTCTTCACAATACCCGAACTCCGGGCGGACACCCCGAAGGTTACCTGGAAGCGTTTGCCAACATCTACCGCAATTTTGCACTTACCGTTCGTGCAAAAGCCAACGGCGAAGAACCTACACCCGAAATGCTCGATTTCCCGGGAGTTGAAGATGGAATCCGAGGAATGCAATTCATCGACACGGTAGTTAGTGCCGGATACAACGACGAGGTGAAATGGGTAAAATTTGGCGAAACGATCGAATAA
- the queF gene encoding preQ(1) synthase, translated as MSELKHLGNETNYDFNYRPDVLESFDNKHPENDYWVKFNCPEFTSLCPITGQPDFATIYLSYIPDEKLVESKSLKLYLFSFRNHGAFHEDCINIIMKDLIALMNPKYIEVWGKFLPRGGLSIDPFSNYGKPETKYKEMAWFRMQNHDLNPERIDNR; from the coding sequence ATGAGTGAATTAAAACACCTGGGAAACGAAACGAATTACGATTTTAATTACCGCCCTGATGTATTGGAATCGTTTGATAACAAGCACCCCGAGAATGATTATTGGGTAAAGTTTAACTGTCCCGAGTTTACCAGTCTGTGCCCCATTACCGGGCAGCCCGATTTTGCTACCATCTACCTCAGTTACATCCCTGATGAAAAGCTGGTAGAAAGCAAAAGCCTGAAGCTCTATTTGTTCAGTTTCCGCAACCATGGCGCTTTTCACGAGGATTGTATCAATATTATTATGAAAGATCTGATCGCTTTGATGAATCCAAAGTACATTGAAGTATGGGGCAAATTCTTGCCACGTGGCGGCCTCAGCATCGATCCGTTTTCAAACTACGGAAAACCGGAAACTAAATACAAAGAGATGGCCTGGTTTCGGATGCAAAATCACGATTTGAATCCGGAGCGGATTGATAACCGGTAA
- the queC gene encoding 7-cyano-7-deazaguanine synthase QueC: MTSTDKKKALVVFSGGQDSTTCLFWAKREFDEVYAIAFNYGQRHAIELESAKTIAEKAGVPLQVFPMDLISQLSQNSLTHHSMQVDRHKPEDTPPNTLVEGRNMLFLTYAAIFAKVHNIHHLVTGVGQADFSGYPDCRNDFIVSLNETLNLSMDYPYQIHTPLMWKNKSEIWQLADELGVLELVQNETVTCYNGVKGQGCGECPACELRNKGLEKYLEKKVNE, encoded by the coding sequence ATGACATCAACAGATAAGAAAAAAGCACTGGTGGTTTTTTCGGGTGGTCAGGACTCTACCACCTGCCTGTTTTGGGCAAAACGTGAGTTCGACGAGGTTTATGCCATTGCGTTTAACTATGGTCAGCGCCATGCCATTGAACTGGAATCGGCAAAAACAATTGCCGAAAAAGCCGGAGTACCTTTGCAGGTTTTTCCGATGGATCTGATTTCGCAACTCAGCCAGAATTCGTTAACGCACCATAGCATGCAGGTTGACCGCCATAAACCGGAAGACACACCACCCAACACGCTGGTGGAAGGCCGGAATATGTTGTTTTTAACTTACGCCGCCATTTTTGCCAAAGTGCACAACATACACCATCTGGTAACGGGTGTGGGTCAGGCCGATTTTAGTGGTTACCCCGATTGCAGGAACGATTTTATCGTGTCGCTGAATGAAACGCTGAACCTGTCGATGGATTATCCGTATCAGATTCATACACCGCTGATGTGGAAGAACAAAAGCGAGATATGGCAATTGGCAGATGAACTGGGCGTTCTTGAACTGGTACAAAATGAAACTGTTACCTGCTACAATGGAGTTAAAGGGCAAGGTTGTGGCGAGTGTCCGGCTTGTGAGCTGCGGAATAAAGGACTTGAAAAATATTTGGAAAAGAAGGTGAATGAGTAA
- a CDS encoding nucleotide pyrophosphohydrolase, whose protein sequence is MKNELTLPEAQKQVDAWIKTIGVRYFSELTNMTILTEEVGELARIMARKYGDQSFKKSDEEYNLADEMADVLWVLICLANQTGVDLNEAFLKNMEKKTSRDSERHKNNDKLK, encoded by the coding sequence ATGAAAAACGAACTTACATTACCCGAAGCCCAGAAACAAGTTGACGCGTGGATTAAAACCATTGGTGTGCGCTACTTTAGCGAATTGACGAACATGACAATTCTTACCGAAGAAGTGGGTGAGTTGGCTCGTATTATGGCCCGAAAATACGGTGATCAGTCGTTTAAAAAGTCGGATGAAGAATATAACCTTGCCGATGAAATGGCCGATGTGCTTTGGGTGCTGATCTGTCTGGCCAACCAAACCGGAGTTGATTTGAATGAGGCATTTCTGAAAAATATGGAGAAAAAAACCAGTCGCGACAGCGAACGGCATAAAAATAACGACAAATTGAAATAG
- a CDS encoding adenosine deaminase translates to MTSRKQIDLINAIPKAELHVHIEGTFEPELMFTIAGRNDIRLKYKSVDDLHSAYQFNNLQEFLDLYYAGAYVLLYEQDFYDLTLAYLKKCYDEKVVHTEIFFDPQTHTQRGVPFENVINGILQACIDARNEWGITYRLIPNFLRHLSEEDAIKTFKESLRFGELFTAYGLDSSEKGHPPAKFKKVFEMARTEGFLTVAHAGEEGPAQNVWDAIEMLKVARIDHGVRSIDDTALLDELARLEMPLTVCPLSNLKLKVVNDMVDHPLKKLLDHNIVATVNSDDPAYFGGYMNANFHAVNEALNLSDNDIVKLAANSFKASFLSDEEKQKWLDEIAKLKF, encoded by the coding sequence ATGACATCGAGAAAACAAATTGACTTAATAAATGCGATTCCGAAGGCCGAATTGCATGTTCATATAGAAGGAACTTTTGAGCCGGAACTGATGTTTACCATTGCCGGGCGAAACGATATCCGTTTAAAATATAAATCGGTTGACGATTTGCATTCAGCCTATCAATTCAATAACCTACAGGAATTTCTGGATTTGTATTACGCCGGAGCCTACGTATTACTTTACGAGCAGGATTTCTACGACCTCACCTTAGCTTACCTGAAAAAGTGCTACGATGAAAAAGTGGTGCACACCGAAATCTTTTTCGATCCGCAAACGCATACCCAGCGCGGCGTTCCGTTTGAAAATGTAATTAACGGTATTTTGCAGGCCTGTATCGATGCTCGTAATGAATGGGGCATAACTTACCGCCTTATTCCAAATTTTTTGCGTCACCTGAGTGAAGAAGATGCTATCAAGACCTTTAAAGAATCGTTGCGTTTTGGTGAACTTTTTACGGCTTATGGTCTCGATTCCAGCGAAAAAGGTCATCCACCGGCCAAGTTTAAAAAGGTGTTTGAGATGGCACGTACCGAAGGATTCCTGACGGTGGCTCATGCCGGCGAAGAAGGCCCGGCACAAAACGTTTGGGATGCAATAGAAATGCTTAAAGTAGCCCGTATCGATCATGGTGTACGTTCGATCGATGATACCGCATTGCTGGATGAGCTGGCACGTTTGGAAATGCCGTTAACGGTTTGTCCGCTGTCGAATCTGAAACTGAAAGTGGTGAATGATATGGTTGATCACCCTTTAAAAAAGCTCCTGGATCATAACATTGTTGCCACTGTCAATTCCGACGATCCGGCGTATTTTGGTGGTTATATGAATGCGAATTTCCATGCTGTAAACGAAGCGCTTAATCTCTCCGACAATGACATTGTAAAACTTGCAGCCAATTCGTTTAAAGCCAGTTTCCTTTCGGATGAGGAGAAACAAAAGTGGCTGGATGAAATTGCAAAGCTGAAATTCTAA